The uncultured Desulfuromonas sp. genome has a segment encoding these proteins:
- the ruvB gene encoding Holliday junction branch migration DNA helicase RuvB, which yields MTDRLISAEFSDEDNVDNPLRPRTLNEYIGQEKAKENLEVFIQAALNRGEALDHVLFYGPPGLGKTTLANIIASEMGVSIKSTSGPVIEKAGDLAAILTNLEEGDVLFIDEIHRLSPVVEEILYPAMEDYQIDIMIGQGPSARTIKLDIPRFTLVGATTRAGLLSSPLRDRFGVISRLQFYTHEQLAIIVKRSASILGVPIDEKGALEIARRSRGTPRIANRLLRRVRDFAQVQNDGAINCAIADTALTRLEVDKIGFDHMDCLMLQTIMDKFSGGPVGLDTLAAAIGEEKDTIEEVIEPYLLQQGYINRTPRGRMVTELAYRHFHRRPQGKQADMFQTEG from the coding sequence ATGACGGACCGTTTGATCAGTGCCGAGTTCAGCGATGAAGACAATGTCGACAATCCATTGCGACCGCGCACCCTCAACGAATATATTGGCCAGGAAAAAGCCAAGGAAAACCTTGAGGTGTTCATTCAGGCGGCACTTAATCGCGGTGAAGCCCTGGATCACGTGCTGTTTTACGGCCCGCCCGGACTGGGAAAAACCACCCTGGCCAACATCATTGCCAGCGAAATGGGCGTCAGCATCAAAAGCACCTCAGGCCCGGTCATCGAAAAAGCCGGTGACCTCGCCGCCATCCTCACCAACCTCGAGGAAGGTGACGTGCTGTTCATTGATGAAATCCACCGTTTGTCTCCGGTGGTGGAGGAAATCCTCTACCCGGCCATGGAGGATTATCAGATCGACATCATGATCGGCCAGGGGCCATCTGCGCGCACCATCAAACTGGACATTCCCCGCTTTACTCTGGTGGGCGCCACCACCCGCGCCGGGCTGCTTTCGTCGCCACTGCGCGACCGTTTTGGCGTCATCTCTCGGTTGCAATTTTACACCCACGAACAATTGGCCATTATTGTCAAACGCAGCGCCTCCATTCTCGGCGTGCCCATTGACGAGAAGGGCGCCCTGGAGATTGCCCGGCGCAGCCGGGGGACACCGCGGATTGCCAACCGACTGCTGCGCCGCGTCCGCGACTTTGCCCAGGTTCAAAACGATGGCGCCATCAACTGTGCCATTGCTGACACAGCCCTGACCCGTCTCGAGGTCGACAAGATCGGCTTCGACCATATGGACTGCCTGATGCTGCAAACCATCATGGATAAATTTTCCGGCGGTCCGGTTGGACTGGATACGCTTGCCGCAGCGATCGGCGAAGAAAAAGACACCATTGAAGAGGTCATTGAGCCGTATCTGCTCCAGCAGGGCTATATCAACCGGACCCCACGCGGACGCATGGTCACCGAATTGGCCTACCGCCATTTTCACCGTCGGCCACAAGGCAAACAGGCTGACATGTTCCAAACTGAAGGTTAA
- a CDS encoding phasin family protein yields MLEIIEKTLLTALGAASMSQKKAEELGQELKQRLNLSEEEGKALVDKLKKNASDKQSELEQQAMDEVKKACERIGLVSREEFTALCERVSQLENQQSTD; encoded by the coding sequence ATGCTTGAAATCATTGAAAAAACCCTTTTGACCGCCCTTGGCGCGGCTTCGATGTCGCAAAAAAAAGCTGAAGAATTGGGCCAGGAACTCAAGCAGCGCCTCAACCTTTCAGAAGAAGAGGGCAAGGCCTTGGTTGATAAACTGAAAAAAAACGCCTCTGACAAACAAAGTGAGTTGGAGCAACAAGCCATGGATGAAGTCAAAAAAGCCTGCGAAAGAATCGGCCTGGTCTCTCGCGAAGAGTTTACAGCATTGTGTGAGCGTGTCAGTCAACTTGAGAATCAACAGTCGACTGACTGA
- a CDS encoding AarF/ABC1/UbiB kinase family protein, translated as MLPLLHLNRNLRSLNRYREVLAVLVSHGFGHVLDELNLDYYIELGRRLVKRDNRKRELEKLPPQVRLRMALEELGPTFIKLGQILSARPDILPASYITELNKLQNDVRPVNLSAIKSQIYQELGAPATELFSEFSPQPVAAASIAQVHRAKLADGTTVAVKVRRPDIERIIETDLDILDSLASLLENHTDPEELFSPREVIREFRRTIYRELDFTKEGHTLGRFRDNFHGSETVTVPRVHWELTTDAILTMEYIDGIKISDIDQLHAAGHDLKQLAHNGAQAFLDQVLIFGLFHADPHPGNIFVLPDSTLCFIDLGMVGHVDDDLRQQLTSLLLGIFKRDTDLLVSVMLAERDRSKEINTTRLKRELSEFIDDYYKVPLEHIDFFKLITEFIDLMRRHHIKFPADLMLFSKAMVTIEGIGRQLDPGFNLIEQIKPTAVELMQHRLSAGSLGKETSQIFRSYFDVLKSLPQELKELLLRVNSNNFKIDLEHRGLEKLITDLDKASNRLSFSFIIGSLIIGSSLIIQTDSGPHLFGLPALGLLGYAFAAALGLWLALGILRSGRL; from the coding sequence ATGCTGCCATTGCTGCACCTCAATCGTAACCTGCGTTCGTTAAACCGTTATCGTGAAGTCCTCGCGGTTCTGGTTTCTCATGGTTTCGGTCACGTCCTTGACGAGCTCAATCTCGATTACTACATCGAGCTGGGCAGGCGTCTGGTTAAACGGGACAACCGCAAGCGGGAATTGGAAAAACTTCCGCCACAGGTTCGCCTGCGCATGGCGCTGGAAGAGCTCGGCCCAACATTCATCAAACTGGGCCAGATTCTTTCGGCGCGCCCTGACATTCTCCCCGCCAGTTACATCACGGAACTGAACAAGCTGCAGAATGACGTGCGTCCGGTCAATCTCTCGGCCATCAAGAGCCAGATTTACCAGGAACTCGGCGCCCCGGCCACCGAGCTGTTCAGCGAATTTTCACCGCAACCGGTTGCGGCCGCCTCGATTGCCCAGGTCCATCGGGCAAAACTGGCGGACGGAACCACAGTAGCCGTCAAGGTACGACGCCCGGACATTGAGCGGATCATTGAAACGGATCTTGACATCCTGGACAGCCTTGCCTCCCTACTGGAAAATCATACCGACCCGGAAGAGCTGTTCTCGCCACGGGAGGTCATTCGCGAATTTCGCCGCACCATCTACCGTGAACTGGATTTCACCAAGGAAGGGCATACTCTGGGACGCTTTCGTGACAACTTCCATGGCTCAGAGACGGTGACGGTTCCCCGTGTTCACTGGGAATTAACCACCGATGCCATCCTGACCATGGAGTATATCGACGGCATCAAGATTTCTGACATTGACCAGTTGCATGCAGCCGGTCACGACTTAAAGCAGCTCGCCCACAACGGTGCCCAGGCATTTCTCGATCAGGTTCTTATTTTCGGCCTCTTCCACGCCGACCCTCATCCGGGAAACATCTTCGTTCTCCCTGATTCAACTCTTTGCTTCATCGATCTGGGCATGGTTGGCCACGTCGATGACGATTTACGCCAACAGCTGACCAGTTTACTGCTGGGTATTTTCAAACGCGACACCGACCTGCTTGTTTCTGTCATGCTTGCCGAGCGCGACCGTTCCAAAGAGATCAATACCACGCGGCTAAAACGAGAACTCTCTGAATTTATTGATGATTACTACAAAGTCCCCCTGGAACACATCGATTTTTTCAAACTCATCACCGAATTCATTGATCTAATGCGGCGGCACCATATTAAATTTCCAGCTGATTTGATGCTCTTTTCCAAAGCGATGGTAACAATTGAAGGGATCGGACGCCAGCTCGACCCGGGCTTCAACCTCATAGAACAGATTAAACCTACCGCAGTTGAACTGATGCAACACCGTCTCTCCGCCGGCAGTCTCGGCAAAGAGACCAGTCAGATATTCCGCTCCTACTTTGATGTCCTCAAGTCGCTGCCTCAGGAACTCAAAGAGTTACTGTTGCGCGTCAACAGCAATAACTTCAAGATCGATCTGGAACACCGTGGTTTGGAAAAATTGATCACTGACCTGGACAAAGCCAGCAATCGACTATCGTTCAGTTTCATTATCGGCTCATTGATCATTGGCTCATCTTTGATCATCCAGACGGACAGCGGCCCCCATCTATTCGGCCTACCGGCACTGGGTCTGCTGGGCTATGCATTTGCCGCCGCATTAGGACTGTGGCTGGCGCTGGGAATTCTCCGTTCAGGCCGACTGTAA
- the lpxC gene encoding UDP-3-O-acyl-N-acetylglucosamine deacetylase — protein sequence MIYQCTIAKPIDISGVGLHTGSTITMKLRPAPAGTGIIFHRSEGDKTRSIEAQSCNVVDTRMATVLGKGDLSVSTVEHFMAALTACHIDNLHVYIDGPEVPIMDGSAAPFIKRLQEAGISRHNRSRKVLAIRKPITVVDGEKRVSIIPSRFFKVTFDLSFDHPCIRQQHKSVNLTSETLCQEVAAARTFGFYEEVEYLKSIGLARGGSLENAIVIGKDQILNPDGLRYSDEFVRHKILDTIGDFSLLGYSLLGHIKSYKAGHDINHKMVEKILASPDCWRLVEFSDADLQEALRLPVPALQTDLAWAES from the coding sequence ATGATTTATCAATGCACCATCGCCAAACCCATCGACATCAGCGGTGTCGGCTTACATACAGGTTCCACCATCACCATGAAACTGCGTCCGGCTCCGGCAGGTACCGGCATTATTTTTCATCGGAGCGAAGGAGATAAAACCCGTTCCATCGAAGCGCAGTCCTGCAATGTTGTCGATACCCGCATGGCAACGGTTCTCGGCAAAGGTGACCTGAGTGTTTCAACGGTTGAGCATTTTATGGCGGCCCTGACGGCATGCCATATCGACAACCTGCATGTGTATATCGACGGGCCTGAAGTTCCTATTATGGACGGCAGTGCGGCACCGTTTATCAAGCGCCTGCAAGAAGCGGGTATTTCTCGCCACAATCGCAGCCGTAAGGTCTTGGCGATCAGAAAGCCGATTACGGTTGTCGATGGAGAGAAACGCGTCAGCATTATCCCGTCTCGTTTTTTCAAAGTCACCTTTGACCTCTCCTTCGATCACCCGTGCATCCGCCAGCAGCACAAATCGGTCAACCTGACTTCAGAAACGCTCTGTCAGGAAGTTGCCGCGGCGCGCACTTTCGGTTTTTATGAAGAAGTGGAATACCTCAAATCGATCGGCTTGGCGCGTGGCGGTTCACTGGAGAATGCTATCGTCATTGGCAAGGATCAAATTCTCAATCCTGATGGATTACGCTACTCCGATGAATTTGTCCGCCACAAGATCCTTGATACGATTGGTGATTTCAGTTTGCTGGGTTATTCCCTGTTGGGCCATATCAAATCTTACAAGGCAGGGCATGACATCAATCACAAAATGGTTGAAAAGATTCTCGCCTCACCGGACTGCTGGCGTCTGGTTGAATTTTCTGATGCGGACCTGCAAGAAGCACTGCGCCTGCCGGTACCGGCTCTGCAAACCGATCTGGCTTGGGCTGAATCCTAA
- a CDS encoding ATP-binding protein, whose translation MAEDKKRHTPELRKRRREWGLILFIVTLLVALPFFEKQIYDQTSQVQLSNNILVLALINMNILLIILFLFLIIRNLFKLFLERRRNIPGARLRTKLVVTFVSLSLIPTMLLFFASAGFITNSIENWFSTEIERSLTESLDVAQTYYKNSQSNALYYAEQLAEQIKDGKLLNEDKLEDLELLISRKQKEYNLGIVEVFSSTHEELVRVANPNVPLSEFTDPGSDVIQEALEGKLFTRITPIGKADLIRGVVPVRSNWNASDIVGVVVVNYHVPYSLVSKMQEISSSYQQYKEAQQLKGKVKQGYIAVLLLIALVIIFLATWFGFRLARSITVPLQELVIATKRISTDNLDVTLPVPGDDEIGILIDAFDKMTSALRDERHKIKLAHDELQNSNIELDQRRRYMEIVLKNVTAGVISVDSQGIITTINKSAETMLKIRSNRVLGKNYQEVVTTDQLHLIKGFLGELISSGKESIRRQISLSIQGQQLTLLLNVSSLHDESGQFMGTVVVFDDLTQLQKAQRMAAWREVARRIAHEIKNPLTPVQLSAQRLRRRYLDRFNKDDVVFDECTKMIITQVDELKNLVNEFSNFARMPASNPTPQDLNSIISETLILYQQGHKEIHFNFAKADGLKKLNLDKDQIKRVIINLIDNAVHAVENNATEAEISLKTEVNTSLQMVTLTISDNGCGIADADKPRMFEPYFSTKNTGTGLGLAIVATIISDHNGYIRVKDHIPTGTEIIIELPLPSVS comes from the coding sequence ATGGCTGAGGATAAAAAACGTCACACACCTGAATTACGCAAGCGCCGACGCGAATGGGGGCTGATCCTGTTCATTGTCACCCTGCTTGTAGCGCTGCCGTTTTTTGAGAAACAGATTTACGACCAGACCTCTCAAGTACAACTTTCCAACAACATTCTGGTTCTTGCCCTGATCAACATGAACATCCTGTTGATCATTTTGTTCCTGTTCCTGATTATTCGGAACTTATTCAAGTTGTTTCTAGAGCGACGACGCAATATTCCAGGTGCGCGTCTGCGTACAAAACTGGTTGTCACTTTTGTATCACTATCGCTCATCCCGACCATGCTGCTGTTTTTTGCCTCGGCGGGTTTTATTACCAATTCAATTGAAAACTGGTTCAGCACTGAAATCGAGAGATCACTCACCGAATCCCTCGACGTTGCTCAAACGTATTACAAGAACTCGCAAAGCAACGCGCTGTATTATGCGGAACAACTGGCGGAACAGATCAAAGACGGTAAATTGCTCAACGAAGACAAACTTGAAGATCTGGAACTCCTCATCAGCCGCAAGCAAAAAGAGTATAACCTCGGCATTGTTGAAGTGTTTTCTTCGACCCACGAAGAACTCGTTCGTGTCGCCAACCCGAATGTACCCCTTTCGGAATTTACGGATCCCGGTTCTGACGTGATTCAGGAAGCCTTAGAAGGCAAACTGTTTACGCGCATCACCCCAATCGGCAAAGCCGATCTGATTCGCGGGGTGGTTCCGGTACGCTCCAACTGGAACGCCAGTGATATTGTCGGGGTTGTCGTGGTGAACTACCATGTCCCCTATTCGTTGGTAAGCAAGATGCAGGAAATCTCCTCCTCGTATCAGCAATACAAAGAAGCGCAGCAACTCAAGGGGAAGGTCAAGCAGGGTTATATCGCGGTTCTGTTACTCATCGCACTGGTGATTATCTTTCTGGCAACCTGGTTTGGCTTCCGACTGGCGCGCAGTATTACCGTTCCTCTCCAGGAACTGGTTATTGCCACCAAACGCATCAGCACAGACAACCTTGATGTCACGTTACCCGTCCCAGGAGATGACGAAATCGGCATCCTCATCGACGCCTTTGATAAGATGACCTCTGCCCTGCGAGACGAGCGCCACAAAATCAAGCTGGCGCACGACGAACTGCAGAACTCCAACATTGAACTGGATCAACGTCGCCGTTACATGGAAATTGTCCTGAAAAACGTCACTGCCGGCGTTATCTCCGTAGACAGCCAGGGCATTATCACCACGATCAACAAATCAGCGGAGACCATGCTGAAAATTCGCAGTAACCGGGTGCTGGGAAAAAATTATCAGGAAGTCGTCACCACCGACCAGCTTCATCTGATCAAAGGCTTTCTCGGAGAACTGATCAGTTCTGGGAAGGAATCGATTCGCCGACAAATCTCACTGAGCATTCAGGGACAGCAATTAACATTATTGCTCAACGTCTCCAGTCTTCATGACGAAAGCGGTCAATTCATGGGAACAGTGGTTGTTTTTGATGACCTCACACAGCTGCAAAAAGCGCAGCGCATGGCGGCATGGCGTGAAGTGGCCCGCCGTATTGCCCACGAAATCAAGAACCCACTGACCCCGGTGCAATTGTCTGCTCAGCGATTAAGACGCCGCTACTTGGACCGATTTAACAAAGACGATGTGGTCTTTGATGAATGCACCAAGATGATCATCACCCAGGTTGACGAGCTTAAAAACCTTGTCAACGAATTTTCCAATTTTGCACGCATGCCGGCCAGCAATCCGACGCCACAGGATCTCAACAGCATCATTAGTGAAACCCTGATCCTTTACCAGCAAGGACACAAAGAGATTCATTTCAACTTTGCTAAAGCAGATGGGCTGAAAAAACTCAATCTGGACAAAGACCAGATCAAACGCGTCATTATCAATCTGATTGACAATGCCGTCCACGCCGTGGAGAACAATGCAACAGAGGCTGAAATCAGTCTAAAAACTGAAGTCAACACCAGCCTGCAAATGGTCACATTGACGATCAGCGACAACGGCTGTGGCATCGCCGATGCCGACAAACCACGCATGTTCGAACCTTATTTCTCGACAAAAAACACCGGAACAGGCTTGGGCCTTGCCATTGTTGCGACAATTATTTCCGACCACAACGGCTATATTCGTGTTAAAGACCACATACCCACGGGGACAGAAATCATTATCGAACTTCCCTTGCCATCCGTTTCATAA